TGTCTGGCAGGTCTCGCCGAGGCCGGGGGCGATGCCGTCGTCCTGATGGACGCGGACCTCCAGGACCCGCCCGAACTCATCGCGGGCATGGTGGAGGAGTGGTTCAAGGGCTGGTCGGTGGTGTCCGCGCGCCGCGCCACCCGGCACGGCGAGACCCGCCGGAAGAAGGCCACGGCCTATCTGTACTACCGCCTGCTGTCCCGGATCAGTGACCAGCCCGTCGCGCTCGACACGGGCGACTTCCGTCTCCTCGACCGCAGGGTCGTCGACTTCGTGACCTCGCTCGGGGACAGGGAACTGTTCCTGCGCGGTCAGATCAGCTGGGCCGGCTTCCCCGAGACGAGCATCTCCTACGCCCGCGACCCCCGTGCCGCGGGCACCACCAAGTACACGCTGCGCAAGATGCTGGCGCTCTCCCGCACCGGCGTCCTCTCGGGCACCGCCGCCCTGCCGTTGCGCATTCCCACGTACGTCGGGGTCGCGTCGCTGCTGGGGGCCGGCGGCATCGGCGTGGTCCGCGGCAGCGCCCGGCAGGCCGCCGCGCTGGGCGCGTTCGGGATCCAGTCCCTGGCCTGCGGTGTCCTGGGCGAATACCTGCTGGGCGTCTTCCGCCAGGTCCAGGGCCGCCCGCCCTATCTCGTCATGGAACGCATCGACTCGGGCCGCGGCCGGGCCGTGGCGGACTTCGCCGCCCACCTTGAGGAGCACTCATGAACACACAGGACACCTTGGACGGGCAGGACGGACAGGACGGGCAAGGGGACCGGGACACGGACGTCGGGGACGCCGTCGTCGTCGGCGGCGGTTTCACCGGCCTCGCCGCCGCGCTGGAGCTGGCCGAACTCGGCCACCGGGTGACGGTCCTGGAGAAGGAGCCGGAACTCGGGGGCCTGGCGGGCAGTTTCGACGTCGGCGGCGACCGGCGCATCGAGCGCTTCTACCACCACTGGTTCGACTCGGACCAGGAGATCATCGGCCTGTGCGAACGGCTGGGCATCTCCGACGCGGTGCGGCCCCACCTCACCCGCACCGGCATGTACTACGCCAACTCCATCTACCGCCTCTCCCGCCCCCTGGACCTGCTGCGCTTCGCCCCGCTGTCCCTGCCGGACCGGCTGCGGCTCGGTCTCATGGCCCTGCGCGCCGGCCGGGTCCACGACTGGCGCTCACTGGAACACCTCACGGCCAGGGAATGGCTGGTCTCGCTCGGCGGCCACCGGGTCTACGACGTCGTGTGGCGGCCCCTGCTGGAGGGGAAGTTCGGCGCGTACGCCGACCAGGTCGGCGCCACCTGGATGTGGACCAAGCTCCATCTGCGAGGCGGCAGTCGCACCAGGTCGGGCAGTGAGGTCCTGTACTACCTGCGCGGCGGCAGCGAGACCCTGATCGACGCGCTGCACCAGCGGCTGATCGAGGCCGGTGTCCGGATCCGCACCGCCACCGCCGTCGACGCCGTGCTCACCGACGACACCGGCGTCACCGGCGTACGCACCGGTGACGGCGCCGTCCTGCGGGCACGGCACGTGCTGCTCACCAACGCGCCCGCGCAGGCGGCACAGCTGCTCGATCCCGCGGACGCCACCGGACCCGGGGCCCCCGCGCGCCACCCCGCGGTCCCGGCACTCGTGCGGCAACTGCGCGGCATCCGCTACCTGGCCAACGTCTGCCTGGTCCTGGAGAACAACCGCAGGCTCTCCGACACCTACTGGCTGAACGTCAACGACCCGGCGTTCCCCTACGTCGGCGTGATCGAGCACACCAACATGGACACCCCGGAGCACTACGGCGGCCGTCACGTCGTCTATCTCTCCAAGTACCTCCCGGCCGACGCCGAGCTGTACCGGATGAGCGACGAGGAGGTCTTCGAACACAGCCTCCCGCACCTGCGCCGGATGTTCCCCGGCTTCGACCGCAGCTGGGTCGAGAACCATCACGTCTGGCGTGCCGAGTACGCCCAGCCCGTGATCACCCCGAACTACACCCGGGACGTACCCCCGCTCCAGACCCGGCTCAGCGGCCTGTACCTGGCGAGCATGGCGCAGGTCTTCCCGGAGGACCGGGGCACCAACTACGCCGTGCGCGAGGGCCGCAGGGCCGGCCGGCTGATCGCCGACCGGCTGCGCACCGGCGCCGCGGTGGGCGCGCCGCACACGAAGGAGACGTCCCGTGCCTGACCTGCTCACCCTCGACCAGGCCGAACGCCTCGGCATCGACCAGGTCCACGATCTGTACGGCAGATACGTCAGCCGCAGCCAGGTCTCCCTCATCGGCACCTTCGGTTTCGGCCGTGACCTCGTCGAGAGTGCCGAGGGCGCCTGGATACACCTGCGGGACGGGCGACGCATCCTGGACTTCACCGGCGGGGTGGGCGTCCTGAACCACGGCCACAACCACCCCCGCATCCTGAAGGCCCGCGACCGCTTCCGCGCGGAGCGGCGCATGGAGGTCCACAAGAACTACCTGTCCCCCTATGTCGCCGCGCTCGGCCACAACCTCGCCGCGCTGC
The DNA window shown above is from Streptomyces sp. NBC_01451 and carries:
- a CDS encoding NAD(P)/FAD-dependent oxidoreductase, whose amino-acid sequence is MNTQDTLDGQDGQDGQGDRDTDVGDAVVVGGGFTGLAAALELAELGHRVTVLEKEPELGGLAGSFDVGGDRRIERFYHHWFDSDQEIIGLCERLGISDAVRPHLTRTGMYYANSIYRLSRPLDLLRFAPLSLPDRLRLGLMALRAGRVHDWRSLEHLTAREWLVSLGGHRVYDVVWRPLLEGKFGAYADQVGATWMWTKLHLRGGSRTRSGSEVLYYLRGGSETLIDALHQRLIEAGVRIRTATAVDAVLTDDTGVTGVRTGDGAVLRARHVLLTNAPAQAAQLLDPADATGPGAPARHPAVPALVRQLRGIRYLANVCLVLENNRRLSDTYWLNVNDPAFPYVGVIEHTNMDTPEHYGGRHVVYLSKYLPADAELYRMSDEEVFEHSLPHLRRMFPGFDRSWVENHHVWRAEYAQPVITPNYTRDVPPLQTRLSGLYLASMAQVFPEDRGTNYAVREGRRAGRLIADRLRTGAAVGAPHTKETSRA
- a CDS encoding glycosyltransferase family 2 protein, coding for MANYCLLLRTETATPYSACRPAPSRTARRVPIATQQPSGIPPRSYLISVVLPCYNEEQVLGRTHERLTRALRDLPHEIVYVDDGSTDATWTLIQKLIADTPTGPHSPQVRGVRFSRNFGHQASCLAGLAEAGGDAVVLMDADLQDPPELIAGMVEEWFKGWSVVSARRATRHGETRRKKATAYLYYRLLSRISDQPVALDTGDFRLLDRRVVDFVTSLGDRELFLRGQISWAGFPETSISYARDPRAAGTTKYTLRKMLALSRTGVLSGTAALPLRIPTYVGVASLLGAGGIGVVRGSARQAAALGAFGIQSLACGVLGEYLLGVFRQVQGRPPYLVMERIDSGRGRAVADFAAHLEEHS